Proteins found in one Pontibacter sp. SGAir0037 genomic segment:
- a CDS encoding IPExxxVDY family protein — protein MKTLYLDVEHEYNFDLYGMVSPCKEYKLAWALNRLLDIHLIKKQDIYYDLTGKNQLVIANYLYSSEFSTVRLFRNRALGFNTLKKPFLLPDMKEYDYILQVTGALQQLYPQELIKKLQRISLIQYVKQFDPLTLKFKENLLL, from the coding sequence ATGAAAACACTGTACCTGGACGTGGAGCACGAGTATAACTTTGACCTGTATGGTATGGTTTCTCCCTGCAAAGAATATAAGCTTGCCTGGGCGTTAAATAGGCTTTTAGATATTCATTTAATAAAAAAACAGGATATTTATTATGATTTAACGGGCAAAAATCAACTAGTTATTGCTAATTACCTTTATAGTAGCGAATTTAGCACCGTGAGGCTTTTCCGGAACAGAGCACTAGGTTTTAATACATTAAAAAAACCATTCCTGCTGCCCGACATGAAAGAATATGATTATATATTGCAGGTTACAGGTGCATTGCAGCAGTTGTACCCGCAGGAGCTCATAAAAAAATTACAGCGCATTTCGCTCATACAATATGTTAAGCAATTTGATCCACTAACACTTAAATTTAAGGAAAACCTTCTATTATAA
- a CDS encoding ABC transporter ATP-binding protein: protein MAKRGFGPGGEQSSEGRKKISKESFQRGLQIFKYIAPYKFKFIIGLIFLVFSSLTFMGFPLFAGKLVDAATGTSDWFIQDINVISLALFAIILLQGIFSFFRVYFFAQVSENAVADIRRDLYSKFMMLPISFFEKRRVGEITSRITTDVAQVQDAMSITLAELFRQLTTLIVGVAFILWLSTKLSLFMLATFPVLVALALVFGRRIKTLSKKTQDELANTNIIVEETLQAINTVKAFTNELFEVNRYKTTLNKAVKTALSAANYRGAFITFIIVGLFGGIILVLWYGATLVQNQELSAGELLTFVMFTVFIGASVGGLGELYGKVQSALGATERVLEILEEPIEPTNQVQTPLHEIPKVAGAISYNQVAFSYPTRTDVEVLHDINFTIQSGEKIALVGPSGAGKSTIVQLLMRFYDVSSGQILVDGQDIRDMSLTTLRANIGIVPQEVLLFGGTIRENIAYGRPEATEEEIIAATQKANAWNFIQSFPEGLDTLVGERGIKLSGGQRQRIAIARAILKNPAILVLDEATSSLDSESEHLIQQAMDELMQNRTTIVIAHRLATIRKVDKILVIDGGEIAEQGSHEELAMNDNGIYANLLKLQFELT from the coding sequence ATGGCAAAACGCGGATTCGGGCCTGGTGGAGAACAGAGCAGTGAAGGAAGAAAAAAAATTAGCAAAGAAAGCTTCCAACGTGGCCTTCAGATATTTAAGTACATCGCCCCTTATAAATTCAAGTTTATTATCGGCCTGATTTTTCTAGTGTTTTCCAGTCTTACCTTTATGGGGTTTCCCCTGTTTGCAGGTAAGTTAGTAGATGCGGCAACAGGCACTTCTGATTGGTTTATCCAGGATATCAACGTTATTTCCCTGGCTCTTTTCGCTATTATTCTGCTCCAGGGCATTTTTTCTTTTTTCAGGGTGTATTTTTTCGCGCAGGTAAGTGAGAATGCCGTAGCTGATATCCGCCGCGACCTGTATAGTAAATTCATGATGCTGCCCATCTCTTTTTTTGAGAAAAGGCGTGTTGGCGAAATTACCAGTCGCATTACCACCGATGTGGCCCAGGTACAGGATGCCATGTCTATTACTCTGGCCGAACTGTTCCGTCAGTTAACCACACTTATTGTAGGCGTTGCATTCATTCTCTGGCTTTCTACCAAGCTTTCGCTCTTTATGCTGGCAACGTTTCCTGTGCTGGTAGCTTTAGCGCTGGTTTTTGGGCGCAGGATTAAAACGCTTTCCAAAAAGACACAGGACGAGCTTGCCAATACCAACATCATTGTAGAAGAAACGCTGCAGGCTATTAACACGGTAAAGGCTTTTACGAACGAATTGTTTGAAGTAAACCGCTATAAAACCACTTTAAATAAAGCTGTTAAAACAGCCCTTTCTGCGGCTAACTACCGTGGTGCGTTTATCACCTTTATTATAGTTGGTTTATTTGGCGGTATAATCCTGGTGCTTTGGTACGGAGCTACGCTGGTACAAAACCAGGAATTATCGGCTGGCGAACTTCTTACCTTTGTCATGTTTACAGTGTTTATAGGTGCATCGGTAGGTGGTTTGGGTGAACTGTATGGCAAAGTACAATCGGCGCTGGGTGCAACCGAACGGGTACTTGAAATTTTAGAAGAACCGATCGAGCCTACTAACCAGGTACAGACACCGCTGCATGAGATACCTAAAGTAGCCGGTGCCATTTCCTACAATCAGGTAGCCTTCTCCTACCCTACCCGTACCGATGTAGAGGTGCTCCACGATATTAACTTTACCATACAATCAGGCGAGAAAATTGCGTTGGTTGGCCCTAGTGGTGCAGGAAAATCTACCATTGTGCAACTGCTGATGCGCTTTTATGATGTAAGCAGCGGCCAGATTCTGGTAGACGGACAGGATATCCGTGACATGAGCCTGACAACTTTACGAGCCAATATTGGCATAGTACCGCAGGAGGTTTTATTATTTGGCGGTACCATACGCGAAAATATAGCTTACGGCCGACCAGAAGCAACTGAAGAGGAGATCATAGCTGCTACTCAAAAAGCAAATGCCTGGAATTTTATTCAGTCTTTCCCGGAAGGGTTGGATACACTGGTAGGTGAGCGGGGTATAAAATTATCCGGCGGCCAGCGGCAGCGTATAGCAATTGCCAGGGCTATACTTAAAAACCCTGCCATACTTGTTCTGGATGAAGCTACCAGCTCCCTCGACTCAGAGTCAGAACACCTGATTCAGCAGGCGATGGATGAACTGATGCAAAACAGAACAACCATTGTTATCGCACACCGCCTGGCTACTATTCGCAAAGTAGACAAGATCTTGGTAATTGATGGAGGTGAGATTGCAGAACAGGGATCGCACGAAGAGCTGGCCATGAACGACAATGGCATATATGCTAATTTACTGAAACTTCAGTTTGAATTAACTTAA
- the pyk gene encoding pyruvate kinase: MEISFNKTKVLATIGPASNTYERLLALVQEGVDAFRLNFSHGAYSEHQKVIDFVREINKQYETNVCLVQDLQGPKIRLGDVENGGIEIKEGQRIKLVCDGSITTADRLSTIYKDLAKDVEPGHSILLDDGKLELVVISTDKDMTVEAEVIYGGIVKPRKGINLPDSKVSAPSMTEKDVEDLHFGLDNDVEWVALSFVRRVEDIYEIKKIISERGKDTRVIAKIEKPEAITNIDEIIEATDAIMVARGDLGVEVGMEQVPMIQKMLVAKCNEAGKPVIVATQMMESMIVNPRPTRAETNDVANAVIDGADTVMLSAETAVGAYPIETIRSMNMTIRSVERNATNIYNKNYKLNASSETFYNDSLVANACHLAHDTNARAIIGMTKSGYTAFQITKHRPKSDVFIFTENHRLLNILNLVWGIRGFYYDKFESTDATIADIKQILVKAGYLEQGDVFINTASMPLNEEKRTNMIKLSIA, translated from the coding sequence ATGGAAATATCTTTTAACAAGACGAAAGTACTCGCAACCATAGGCCCGGCCAGTAACACGTACGAGCGTCTTTTGGCCCTGGTACAGGAAGGCGTAGACGCTTTTCGCCTTAACTTTTCTCATGGTGCTTATTCTGAGCACCAGAAGGTTATTGATTTTGTTCGCGAAATAAACAAGCAGTATGAGACCAATGTCTGCTTAGTGCAGGACTTACAGGGTCCTAAAATCCGACTGGGTGATGTAGAAAACGGTGGTATCGAAATTAAAGAAGGCCAGCGCATAAAACTGGTTTGCGACGGCTCTATTACTACTGCCGACAGACTTTCTACGATCTATAAAGACCTGGCAAAAGACGTTGAGCCCGGCCACAGCATCTTGCTGGATGACGGCAAACTGGAGCTGGTGGTTATCAGCACCGACAAAGACATGACGGTAGAGGCTGAGGTTATTTACGGTGGCATTGTGAAGCCGCGTAAAGGCATCAACCTGCCTGATTCCAAGGTATCTGCTCCGTCTATGACAGAGAAAGACGTGGAAGACCTGCACTTCGGTCTTGACAACGATGTAGAATGGGTGGCGCTTTCTTTTGTTCGCCGTGTAGAAGATATCTACGAAATCAAGAAGATCATTAGCGAAAGAGGTAAAGATACCCGTGTAATCGCTAAAATAGAGAAGCCGGAAGCTATTACCAATATCGATGAAATTATAGAGGCGACAGACGCTATCATGGTTGCCCGTGGTGACCTGGGTGTTGAAGTTGGGATGGAGCAGGTGCCTATGATCCAGAAAATGCTGGTGGCTAAATGTAACGAGGCAGGAAAACCTGTTATCGTGGCTACCCAGATGATGGAAAGTATGATTGTGAACCCTCGCCCAACCCGTGCCGAGACAAACGACGTAGCCAACGCCGTAATAGACGGAGCCGACACAGTAATGCTTAGCGCCGAAACAGCGGTAGGTGCCTATCCGATCGAGACAATCCGTTCTATGAACATGACCATCCGATCGGTTGAGCGCAATGCAACCAATATCTATAATAAGAACTACAAACTGAACGCAAGCTCAGAAACGTTCTACAACGATAGCCTGGTGGCAAATGCCTGTCATCTGGCCCATGACACCAATGCACGTGCCATTATAGGTATGACCAAATCCGGTTATACTGCTTTCCAGATCACCAAGCACCGTCCGAAGTCCGATGTGTTTATCTTCACAGAAAATCACCGCCTGCTTAACATCCTGAACCTGGTGTGGGGTATCCGTGGTTTCTACTATGATAAATTTGAATCGACAGATGCTACCATAGCTGATATCAAACAAATACTGGTAAAAGCTGGTTACCTGGAGCAAGGCGATGTATTCATCAACACAGCCAGCATGCCGCTTAACGAAGAAAAACGTACTAATATGATTAAGCTGAGCATCGCTTAA
- the fabF gene encoding beta-ketoacyl-ACP synthase II: MELKRVVVTGLGALTPVGNTVSGYWNGLINGVSGAAPITRFDASKFKTQFACEVKGYEAENYFDRKEARKMDLFSQFAMVVADEAVQDANLTDSNLDVSRIGVIWGSGIGGLRTFQEECVNFANGDGTPRFNPFFIPKMIADISAGHISIKYGFRGPNFVTVSACASATNAIIDSFNYIRLGMADAIVTGGSEAAVTEAGVGGFNALKALSERNDSPETASRPFDKDRDGFVLGEGAGALILEEYEHAKARGAKIYAEVIGGGMSADAYHITAPHPDGLGALNVMKNVLRDANIKPEEVDYINVHGTSTPLGDVSETKAIQQVFGDHAYKLNISSTKSMTGHLLGAAGAIEAIASIMAIQNNIVPPTINHFTDDESFDSGLNFTFNKAQEREVKVALSNTFGFGGHNTSVIFRQLND, encoded by the coding sequence ATGGAGCTTAAGAGAGTTGTAGTTACTGGGCTGGGCGCACTCACACCAGTTGGAAATACTGTTTCCGGTTATTGGAACGGATTGATCAATGGTGTGAGTGGCGCTGCGCCTATTACAAGGTTTGATGCAAGCAAGTTCAAGACCCAATTTGCCTGTGAAGTAAAAGGATACGAAGCTGAAAATTACTTCGACCGCAAAGAGGCCCGTAAAATGGACCTCTTCTCACAATTTGCCATGGTAGTAGCCGATGAGGCTGTGCAGGATGCCAATCTGACTGACAGTAACCTGGATGTAAGCCGTATAGGCGTTATCTGGGGTTCTGGAATCGGTGGCCTGCGTACTTTCCAGGAAGAGTGTGTGAACTTCGCAAACGGTGACGGTACTCCTCGTTTCAACCCATTCTTCATCCCGAAGATGATTGCTGACATTAGTGCTGGCCATATCTCTATCAAGTATGGTTTCCGCGGTCCTAATTTTGTGACTGTGTCTGCCTGCGCTTCTGCCACAAACGCTATTATAGACTCCTTTAACTATATCCGTCTGGGTATGGCCGATGCCATCGTGACCGGTGGCTCCGAGGCTGCAGTTACGGAAGCTGGTGTTGGCGGGTTTAACGCTTTAAAGGCACTTTCTGAGCGAAACGATTCTCCTGAAACTGCTTCCAGGCCTTTCGACAAAGACCGTGATGGTTTTGTGTTGGGCGAAGGAGCCGGTGCCCTTATTCTGGAAGAGTATGAGCATGCAAAGGCACGTGGCGCAAAGATTTACGCTGAGGTAATTGGTGGAGGCATGTCAGCTGACGCTTATCATATTACAGCTCCGCATCCGGATGGGTTAGGTGCTCTTAATGTGATGAAGAATGTGCTGCGCGATGCTAACATCAAACCGGAAGAAGTAGACTATATCAACGTACACGGTACTTCTACTCCTTTAGGTGATGTGAGCGAAACCAAAGCTATTCAGCAGGTATTCGGCGACCATGCCTACAAGCTGAATATCAGTTCTACCAAGTCTATGACTGGCCACCTGTTAGGTGCAGCTGGTGCTATCGAGGCTATTGCTTCTATTATGGCTATCCAGAACAATATCGTACCGCCAACCATCAATCACTTCACCGACGACGAAAGCTTCGACAGCGGCCTTAACTTTACATTTAATAAAGCGCAGGAGCGCGAAGTAAAGGTAGCGCTAAGCAATACGTTTGGATTTGGCGGTCATAATACTTCTGTTATCTTCAGACAACTGAACGACTAG
- a CDS encoding acyl carrier protein encodes MSEIAEKVKAIIIDKLGVEESEVTPEASFTNDLGADSLDTVELIMEFEKEFNVSIPDDQAENIATVGQAISYLEEHAK; translated from the coding sequence ATGTCAGAAATCGCAGAAAAAGTAAAAGCTATCATCATCGATAAGCTGGGCGTTGAAGAGTCAGAGGTTACTCCAGAGGCTAGCTTCACAAACGATCTTGGTGCTGATTCACTAGATACTGTTGAGCTTATCATGGAATTTGAGAAAGAGTTCAACGTATCTATTCCAGATGATCAGGCCGAAAATATTGCTACAGTAGGTCAGGCTATTAGCTACTTGGAAGAGCACGCTAAGTAA
- the rnc gene encoding ribonuclease III translates to MRAVSGIIGSTPDNIRLYKLALTHTSFARQSAAGKHETNERLEFLGDAVLGAVVAEHLFNKFPYEDEGFLTEIRSRIVNRESLNHIALKVGLNLLVKVDTTTHGGMRHKSVNGNALEALVGAVYLDKGYDRTRLFILNKLIKPHVDLHQLVNTTANFKSKLIEWAQSQNKEVRFEIVKRKQQGNTTEFTSEVYVDDKPIAIGEGLSKKKADQAAAEKSLEILQIK, encoded by the coding sequence GTGCGCGCCGTTTCTGGTATTATTGGCTCCACTCCCGATAATATCAGGCTCTATAAACTTGCCCTCACACATACTTCGTTTGCGCGCCAGTCTGCTGCCGGCAAACATGAAACCAATGAGCGGCTGGAGTTTTTAGGGGATGCTGTATTAGGAGCCGTCGTAGCAGAACACCTTTTTAATAAATTCCCTTACGAAGACGAGGGTTTTCTGACGGAGATTCGTTCGCGCATTGTGAACAGGGAATCTCTGAACCATATTGCCCTGAAAGTGGGCCTGAACCTGCTTGTAAAAGTAGATACCACAACGCATGGTGGTATGCGGCATAAGTCGGTTAATGGCAACGCTTTAGAAGCGCTGGTGGGTGCTGTTTACCTGGACAAAGGCTATGACAGAACCCGCCTGTTTATCCTGAACAAGCTCATCAAGCCACATGTAGACCTGCATCAGCTGGTGAATACAACTGCCAACTTTAAGAGCAAGCTGATTGAGTGGGCCCAAAGCCAGAACAAAGAAGTGCGTTTCGAAATTGTGAAGCGTAAGCAACAGGGCAACACGACTGAGTTTACATCCGAAGTTTACGTAGACGATAAGCCCATCGCCATAGGAGAAGGCCTTTCCAAGAAAAAAGCAGACCAGGCTGCTGCAGAAAAGAGCCTGGAGATCCTGCAAATCAAGTAA